The following are encoded together in the Bradyrhizobium algeriense genome:
- the accC gene encoding acetyl-CoA carboxylase biotin carboxylase subunit has protein sequence MFDKILIANRGEIALRVLRACKELGINTVAVHSTADADAMHVRLADESVCIGPPPSKDSYLNVPALLAACEITGADAVHPGYGFLSENARFAEILAEHNLHFIGPKAEHIRLMGDKIEAKKTAKRLGIPVVPGSDGAVSPDDDALAIGKAIGFPVLVKAAAGGGGRGMKVAHSADDLMMALSTASNEAKSAFGDASVYLEKYLQKPRHIEIQILGDGRGGAIHLGERDCSLQRRHQKVWEEGPSPVLAAAARARIGETCAKAMRDMKYLGVGTIEFLYEDGEFYFIEMNTRIQVEHPVTESITDIDLVLEQIRIAAGGDLPAKQEEIAIIGHAIECRVNAENPQTFRPSPGRITQFHPPGGLGVRIDSAVYQGYVIPPYYDSLVGKLIVHGKTRAECLMRLRRALDEMVVDGIETTLPLFRALVREADIINGDYHIHWLEQYLAGQPLDGKT, from the coding sequence ATGTTCGATAAGATTCTCATAGCCAATCGCGGCGAGATCGCGCTCCGCGTGCTGCGCGCGTGCAAGGAACTCGGCATCAACACCGTTGCCGTGCATTCGACCGCCGACGCCGATGCCATGCATGTGCGGCTCGCCGACGAGAGCGTCTGTATCGGCCCGCCGCCGTCGAAAGACTCCTATCTCAACGTCCCCGCACTCCTCGCGGCCTGTGAGATCACCGGTGCGGACGCGGTGCATCCCGGTTACGGCTTCCTGTCGGAGAACGCCCGCTTCGCCGAAATCCTCGCCGAGCACAATCTGCATTTCATCGGCCCGAAGGCCGAGCACATCCGCCTGATGGGCGACAAGATCGAAGCCAAGAAGACCGCCAAGCGGCTCGGCATCCCCGTCGTTCCGGGCTCCGATGGCGCGGTCTCGCCCGACGACGACGCCCTCGCGATCGGCAAGGCGATCGGCTTCCCCGTGCTGGTGAAGGCGGCCGCCGGCGGCGGCGGACGCGGCATGAAGGTGGCGCACTCCGCCGACGATTTGATGATGGCGCTGTCGACCGCATCCAACGAGGCCAAATCGGCCTTCGGCGACGCCTCAGTCTATCTCGAAAAATACCTGCAGAAGCCGCGCCACATCGAGATCCAGATTCTCGGCGACGGCCGCGGCGGCGCGATCCATCTCGGCGAGCGCGACTGCTCGCTGCAGCGCCGTCACCAGAAGGTCTGGGAAGAAGGCCCCTCACCGGTTCTCGCCGCCGCCGCCCGCGCCAGGATCGGCGAGACCTGCGCCAAGGCGATGCGGGACATGAAATATCTCGGCGTCGGCACCATCGAATTTCTCTATGAGGATGGCGAATTCTACTTCATCGAGATGAACACCCGTATCCAGGTCGAGCATCCCGTCACCGAGAGCATCACCGACATCGACCTCGTGCTGGAGCAGATCCGCATCGCCGCCGGCGGCGACCTGCCCGCGAAGCAGGAAGAGATCGCCATCATCGGGCATGCCATCGAATGCCGCGTCAATGCGGAAAACCCGCAGACCTTCCGCCCGTCGCCCGGCAGGATCACGCAATTCCACCCGCCCGGCGGGCTCGGCGTGCGGATCGATTCCGCCGTTTATCAGGGCTACGTCATTCCGCCTTATTATGATTCGCTGGTCGGCAAGCTGATCGTGCACGGCAAGACCCGCGCCGAATGCCTGATGCGGCTGCGCCGGGCGCTCGACGAGATGGTGGTCGACGGCATCGAAACCACCCTGCCGCTGTTCCGGGCTCTGGTCCGGGAGGCCGACATCATCAACGGCGACTACCACATCCACTGGCTCGAGCAGTACCTTGCCGGCCAGCCGCTGGACGGCAAGACCTGA
- the accB gene encoding acetyl-CoA carboxylase biotin carboxyl carrier protein, giving the protein MARQPDNKSADKSAANLQSDDSALIRELALLLDETSLTEIEIERAGLRLRVARNITVSAAMPAGFQPAAVAAAAAIPAAGADLAKHPGVVPSPMVGTAYWAPEPGAKPFIDVGSKVSAGQTLLIIEAMKTMNQIPSPRAGTVTQILVEDGQPVEFGEPLVIIE; this is encoded by the coding sequence ATGGCCCGCCAGCCCGACAACAAGTCAGCGGACAAATCAGCCGCAAATCTGCAGAGCGACGACAGCGCGCTCATTCGCGAACTCGCGCTGTTGCTGGACGAGACCAGCCTGACCGAGATCGAGATCGAGCGCGCCGGCTTGCGGCTGCGGGTCGCGCGCAACATCACCGTATCGGCGGCGATGCCGGCGGGCTTCCAGCCGGCGGCGGTTGCTGCCGCGGCAGCCATCCCCGCGGCGGGTGCCGATCTGGCCAAGCATCCGGGCGTGGTCCCCTCGCCGATGGTCGGTACCGCTTATTGGGCGCCCGAGCCCGGCGCCAAGCCGTTCATCGACGTCGGCAGCAAGGTATCGGCCGGTCAAACGCTGCTGATCATCGAAGCGATGAAGACGATGAACCAGATCCCGTCGCCGCGCGCGGGCACGGTGACGCAGATTCTCGTCGAGGACGGCCAGCCGGTCGAATTCGGCGAGCCGCTCGTGATCATTGAATAA
- the aroQ gene encoding type II 3-dehydroquinate dehydratase, with translation MAQASAATIYVLNGPNLNMLGIREPEKYGHASLADVEKLCVETAAQFGLKADCRQSNREGELIDFIHEAHAKKVVGIIINAGGYSHTSIALHDALVAVKIPTVEVHISNIHARESFRHHSYTAMAAFASLCGFGIDGYRLAINGLAAKLGARAKT, from the coding sequence ATGGCCCAAGCCTCTGCCGCGACGATCTATGTGCTCAACGGCCCGAACCTCAACATGTTGGGGATACGGGAGCCGGAGAAGTATGGACATGCATCGCTCGCCGATGTCGAAAAGCTTTGCGTGGAAACCGCAGCGCAATTCGGCCTGAAGGCCGATTGTCGGCAATCCAACCGCGAAGGCGAGTTGATCGATTTCATCCACGAGGCGCATGCCAAGAAGGTGGTCGGCATCATCATCAACGCCGGCGGCTATTCGCACACCTCGATCGCGTTGCATGACGCGCTGGTCGCGGTGAAAATCCCGACGGTGGAAGTGCATATCAGCAACATCCACGCCCGCGAGAGCTTCCGTCATCACTCCTACACGGCCATGGCTGCCTTTGCATCGCTCTGCGGCTTCGGCATCGATGGCTACCGCCTCGCAATCAATGGCCTTGCCGCCAAACTCGGCGCCAGGGCCAAAACCTGA
- a CDS encoding YadA-like family protein, with translation MATAHASDVFHPHGLQARLLVISGETLRGLALAASVSIAAATLWAVPAMGQQSLNGGTATGIQAYASGDGAVATGDGATATGQASIANGTYATATGGGSNANGGNATATGVASDAIGQNATATGQSSLANGTNATATGQNSTANGLAATAIGQFSTANGGGATATGQFSTASGLQATATGQNANANGATASAFGQSSNATGDATTAIGQASTASAIGATAVGANAQATATGAVAVGQNSTASGVNSIAIGNGAIATGSIAVGAGASAANGGAAFGDGTVATGTNSAALGTNATATFANSTAIGTGATTSAANQVSIGTGSNTYRMSGITSAASLAAQSGPTSLVTTDANGNLAAAGFSGQDISLLQSNVATLQTQMRQAFEGTAIAIAMGGSALPSDKKFAISTNWGTFRGQNAMSLGAQMRLNQYVVLNGGVAAGFAQGGVGGRAGMTVAW, from the coding sequence TTGGCCACAGCACACGCCTCCGACGTGTTTCACCCACACGGCCTCCAGGCGCGGCTGCTTGTCATATCCGGCGAGACATTGCGAGGGCTGGCGCTGGCCGCCAGCGTTTCAATCGCAGCAGCAACCCTCTGGGCCGTTCCGGCGATGGGCCAGCAATCTCTCAACGGAGGGACAGCTACCGGCATACAAGCCTACGCTTCTGGCGATGGCGCGGTAGCGACCGGCGACGGCGCGACCGCGACCGGCCAAGCCAGTATCGCGAACGGTACTTACGCTACCGCGACCGGCGGGGGCAGCAACGCGAACGGCGGCAACGCGACCGCGACGGGGGTGGCCAGCGATGCGATCGGCCAAAACGCGACCGCGACGGGCCAAAGCAGCCTCGCGAACGGCACCAACGCGACCGCTACGGGCCAGAACAGCACCGCGAACGGCCTTGCCGCGACCGCGATAGGTCAGTTCAGCACCGCGAACGGCGGCGGCGCGACCGCGACAGGTCAGTTCAGCACCGCGAGTGGCTTGCAAGCGACCGCCACGGGCCAGAACGCTAACGCGAACGGCGCGACCGCGAGCGCGTTCGGCCAGAGCAGCAATGCCACCGGCGATGCCACCACCGCCATTGGCCAAGCGAGCACAGCAAGCGCGATAGGCGCCACCGCAGTCGGTGCCAACGCGCAGGCAACTGCGACCGGCGCGGTCGCGGTCGGCCAAAATTCCACCGCCAGCGGCGTCAATTCGATTGCGATCGGTAACGGTGCGATCGCAACCGGTTCGATCGCGGTCGGCGCTGGGGCGTCGGCTGCGAATGGTGGCGCCGCCTTCGGCGACGGCACGGTCGCGACCGGCACGAATTCCGCCGCCCTTGGCACCAATGCCACGGCGACATTCGCCAATTCGACTGCGATCGGCACTGGCGCTACGACGTCAGCGGCGAACCAGGTCTCGATCGGCACAGGATCGAACACCTACCGAATGTCCGGCATCACCTCGGCGGCAAGCCTTGCTGCTCAATCCGGCCCGACCTCGCTCGTGACCACCGACGCCAACGGCAATCTCGCCGCGGCAGGTTTCAGCGGCCAGGATATCTCCCTGCTGCAATCCAACGTCGCGACGTTGCAGACGCAGATGCGGCAAGCCTTTGAGGGAACGGCGATTGCCATCGCCATGGGCGGCTCCGCGCTGCCGTCGGACAAGAAGTTCGCGATCTCGACCAACTGGGGCACCTTCCGCGGCCAGAATGCCATGAGCCTTGGAGCGCAGATGCGCTTGAACCAATATGTGGTGCTCAATGGCGGCGTCGCCGCCGGCTTCGCACAGGGCGGCGTCGGCGGACGGGCCGGCATGACCGTCGCATGGTGA
- a CDS encoding helix-turn-helix transcriptional regulator has product MLDLVGSIYDAALDAQLWPGVLNRIGDAVGGPQVVFGFYDPANGIVSMHAPRTDPDILRSFDEWTPDIPALPCTGNYRPGEVFTGADVISRDEFTSTAFYNELWRPGGFSADPLVTNLFADSAASGHIASHGLLNRSPFDGSQKRLFAALAQHLVRAVALQRRVYHLTIANERALTGLDGLQQGFLLVDAEARPLFVNRAARALLDSRDGLRLEADALSASDADGGRTLRRLIKSCAGDASAVTGSGGDVALPRGAERSPLDVVVTPVKQEAAKAIIPWTFSQRAVAIVLVSDPEREIQVRVEGLRQRFGFTPAEAAFALEIVKGDGRQAAADRLGITVGTARSHLSSIFDKTGSRRQAELVRLLLQK; this is encoded by the coding sequence GTGCTGGACCTTGTCGGATCCATCTATGATGCAGCGCTCGACGCGCAGCTCTGGCCGGGTGTCCTCAACAGAATTGGCGATGCTGTTGGCGGGCCGCAGGTGGTGTTTGGATTTTACGACCCGGCGAACGGGATCGTGAGCATGCACGCGCCGCGCACCGATCCGGACATCTTGCGCAGCTTTGACGAATGGACGCCGGATATTCCGGCCTTGCCGTGCACTGGAAACTATCGGCCCGGCGAGGTCTTTACCGGTGCGGACGTCATCTCGCGGGACGAGTTTACCAGCACGGCCTTCTATAACGAATTGTGGCGGCCGGGCGGTTTCAGCGCCGATCCCTTGGTCACCAACCTGTTTGCCGATAGCGCAGCCTCCGGGCACATTGCGAGCCACGGACTGCTGAACCGGTCGCCATTCGACGGTAGCCAGAAACGCTTGTTCGCGGCGCTGGCGCAGCATCTCGTTCGCGCGGTCGCGCTGCAGCGCCGTGTGTATCATCTGACGATCGCAAATGAGCGTGCGCTAACCGGCCTAGACGGATTGCAACAGGGTTTTCTGCTCGTCGACGCGGAGGCGCGGCCGCTGTTCGTCAATCGCGCGGCCCGTGCGCTGCTCGATAGTCGCGATGGCCTGCGGCTCGAAGCCGACGCCTTGTCCGCATCCGATGCCGACGGCGGGCGGACATTGCGTCGGCTGATCAAGTCATGCGCTGGCGATGCCAGTGCTGTAACCGGTTCTGGCGGCGACGTCGCGCTGCCGCGAGGAGCGGAGCGGTCGCCGCTCGATGTTGTCGTGACGCCGGTAAAGCAGGAAGCGGCGAAGGCCATCATCCCCTGGACTTTCTCGCAACGTGCAGTCGCGATCGTGCTCGTCTCAGATCCCGAACGGGAGATACAGGTGCGCGTCGAAGGCTTACGCCAACGGTTCGGTTTTACGCCGGCAGAGGCAGCGTTCGCGCTTGAGATCGTCAAGGGCGATGGCCGCCAGGCTGCCGCTGACAGACTTGGCATCACCGTCGGGACGGCGCGCAGCCATTTGTCCAGTATCTTTGACAAGACAGGTTCGCGTCGCCAGGCCGAACTGGTGCGGCTGCTTCTGCAGAAGTGA
- a CDS encoding DUF1236 domain-containing protein — protein sequence MTNRFLISVATAALIAGTGFANAQGTGMGRDAGSPGSATQQSAPSDRGGGASGGTMQRDSGGTTGMKGAESEKSTGAEKNQRADDKMKGGKDMKAEGKEDRGGMKGEQKGQTTGQGTMQRDQSTTQQRERDQTPGRDQTMPQKDQKAQGKEDRMQTQTQGGAAGQSTTTTGQAGAAGKLSTEQRTQITSVIKEQRVAPVTNVNFSISVGTRVPRDVVFHTLPERVVTIYPEWRRYKFILVKEQIVIVDPNTFEIVAILEA from the coding sequence ATGACTAATCGCTTTTTGATTTCGGTCGCGACAGCGGCCCTGATCGCCGGAACCGGCTTTGCGAATGCGCAGGGTACCGGAATGGGCCGTGACGCAGGGTCACCAGGTTCCGCGACGCAACAGAGCGCGCCCTCCGATCGCGGTGGTGGTGCGTCGGGCGGCACGATGCAGCGCGATAGCGGCGGCACGACGGGTATGAAGGGTGCGGAATCCGAGAAGTCGACGGGCGCTGAAAAGAACCAGCGCGCCGACGACAAAATGAAGGGCGGCAAGGACATGAAGGCCGAAGGCAAGGAGGACCGCGGCGGCATGAAGGGCGAACAGAAGGGTCAGACGACGGGCCAGGGCACGATGCAGCGTGATCAAAGCACGACCCAGCAGCGTGAGCGTGACCAGACCCCGGGCCGCGACCAGACCATGCCGCAGAAGGACCAGAAGGCCCAGGGCAAGGAAGATCGCATGCAGACTCAGACGCAGGGCGGAGCCGCGGGCCAAAGCACGACCACGACGGGTCAGGCCGGCGCGGCCGGCAAGCTCTCGACCGAGCAGCGCACCCAGATCACCAGCGTAATCAAGGAGCAGCGCGTCGCGCCGGTGACGAACGTGAACTTCTCGATTTCGGTCGGCACCCGCGTACCGCGCGACGTGGTCTTCCATACGTTGCCGGAGCGCGTGGTGACGATCTATCCGGAATGGCGCAGGTATAAGTTCATCCTCGTCAAGGAGCAGATCGTGATCGTGGATCCGAACACCTTCGAGATCGTGGCTATTCTGGAAGCCTAA
- a CDS encoding DsbA family protein produces MPSFRLLIPALFALALCGAPMSASAQSFSDTQRGDIETIIRNYLIAHPEVLEEAMTELSKRQAAAESAKHEAGVAKNADAIFNSPRNVTIGNKDGDVTFVEFFDYNCGYCKRAMLDMMELMKSDPKLKVVLKEFPVLSAGSVEAAQVGVAVRMQDPTGKKYLDFHQKLLTGRGAADKARAMAVAKEVGLDMAKLEKDLSSAEVRNTLEENFKLAEAMGMNGTPSYVIGKQVVIGAVGVENLREKISNARCGKATC; encoded by the coding sequence ATGCCCTCGTTCCGTCTTCTCATCCCCGCATTGTTCGCTCTCGCGCTCTGCGGCGCGCCGATGTCCGCTTCCGCGCAGAGCTTCAGCGACACCCAGCGCGGCGACATCGAGACCATCATCCGGAATTACCTGATCGCGCATCCCGAAGTGCTCGAAGAGGCGATGACCGAACTCAGCAAGCGTCAGGCCGCGGCGGAATCCGCCAAGCACGAAGCCGGCGTGGCCAAGAACGCGGACGCGATTTTCAACTCGCCGCGCAACGTCACGATCGGCAACAAGGACGGCGACGTCACCTTCGTCGAATTCTTCGATTACAATTGCGGCTACTGCAAGCGCGCGATGCTGGACATGATGGAGCTGATGAAGAGCGACCCGAAGCTGAAGGTCGTGCTCAAGGAATTTCCGGTGCTGAGCGCGGGCTCGGTCGAAGCCGCGCAGGTCGGCGTCGCGGTGCGCATGCAGGATCCGACCGGCAAGAAATATCTCGACTTCCACCAGAAGCTGCTCACTGGCCGCGGCGCCGCCGACAAGGCGCGCGCGATGGCCGTTGCCAAGGAAGTCGGCCTCGACATGGCGAAGCTGGAGAAGGACCTTTCGAGCGCCGAAGTGCGCAACACGCTCGAGGAAAATTTCAAGCTCGCCGAAGCGATGGGCATGAACGGCACGCCGAGCTACGTGATCGGCAAGCAGGTCGTGATCGGCGCGGTCGGCGTCGAGAACCTGCGGGAGAAGATCAGCAACGCCCGCTGCGGCAAGGCGACGTGCTGA
- a CDS encoding M48 family metalloprotease, producing the protein MLLRIALRKKPLKLTALMTAAALAVAPMAAVAQENKGPPVLRDTETEQLLREYTRPILRAAGLEKQNIQMVIINQGVFNAFVADGRRIFVNYGAIMQSETPNQIIGVMAHETGHLAGGHLAKMREQMAQAQTQMIIAMLLGAGAMVAGAQGGGSNSGLANAGAAMFSAPGEMIRRNLLSYVRQQEENADKAGVKFLAATGQSARGMYETFKRFTDESLFAARGSDPYVQSHPMPAQRVAALEELARSSPYWDKKDDPALQLRHDMVRAKISAFMERQETVYRRYPLSNNSLPSRYAHAISTYLHGDLRSALTQIDALIQQQPNNPYFHEVRGQALLEGGKPQEAIAPLRKAVALSNNSPLIEMLLGQALVATGNNAYTDEAIAILRAAVARESEAPIGYIQLAMAYGRKGDYAQADLASAQAAYLRGDNKTARDLASRAKTRFAIGTPGWVKADDIVSAKPLPGQKSN; encoded by the coding sequence ATGCTGCTCCGCATCGCCTTACGCAAGAAACCACTGAAATTGACCGCGCTGATGACGGCCGCAGCGCTCGCCGTTGCGCCAATGGCGGCTGTGGCGCAGGAGAACAAGGGCCCACCGGTGCTCCGCGACACCGAGACGGAGCAGCTGCTGCGTGAATATACGCGGCCGATCCTGCGCGCCGCCGGCCTGGAAAAACAGAACATCCAGATGGTGATCATCAACCAGGGCGTCTTCAACGCCTTCGTTGCCGACGGCCGCCGCATCTTCGTGAACTATGGCGCGATCATGCAGTCTGAGACGCCGAACCAGATCATCGGCGTGATGGCGCACGAAACCGGCCACCTCGCCGGCGGCCATCTCGCCAAGATGCGCGAGCAGATGGCGCAGGCCCAGACCCAGATGATCATCGCCATGCTGCTTGGCGCCGGCGCGATGGTGGCGGGCGCGCAAGGCGGCGGCAGCAACAGTGGCCTGGCGAACGCCGGCGCGGCAATGTTCTCCGCGCCGGGAGAAATGATCCGCCGCAACCTGCTGTCCTACGTGCGCCAGCAGGAGGAAAACGCCGACAAGGCCGGCGTAAAATTTCTGGCCGCCACCGGCCAGTCCGCCCGAGGCATGTACGAGACCTTCAAGCGCTTCACCGACGAAAGCCTGTTCGCCGCACGCGGCTCGGACCCCTACGTTCAGTCGCATCCGATGCCGGCCCAGCGCGTCGCCGCGCTGGAAGAACTGGCAAGGTCGAGCCCTTATTGGGACAAGAAGGACGACCCTGCCCTGCAGCTGCGCCACGACATGGTGCGCGCCAAGATCTCGGCCTTCATGGAGCGGCAGGAGACCGTGTACCGGCGCTATCCGCTGTCCAACAACAGCCTGCCCTCCCGCTATGCCCACGCGATCTCGACCTATCTGCACGGCGACCTGCGCAGCGCGCTCACCCAGATTGATGCCCTGATCCAGCAGCAGCCCAACAATCCCTATTTCCACGAGGTGCGTGGCCAGGCATTGCTGGAGGGCGGCAAGCCGCAGGAGGCGATCGCGCCGCTGCGCAAGGCGGTCGCGCTCTCCAACAACTCCCCGCTCATCGAGATGCTGCTAGGGCAGGCCCTCGTCGCAACCGGCAACAATGCCTACACCGACGAGGCGATCGCCATCCTGCGCGCGGCGGTGGCACGCGAGAGCGAAGCGCCGATCGGCTACATCCAGCTCGCGATGGCCTATGGCCGCAAGGGCGACTACGCGCAGGCCGATCTGGCGTCGGCCCAGGCCGCCTACCTCCGCGGCGACAACAAGACGGCGCGCGATCTTGCATCGCGCGCGAAGACGCGCTTCGCGATCGGGACGCCGGGATGGGTCAAGGCTGACGACATTGTGAGCGCCAAGCCGCTGCCGGGCCAGAAGAGCAACTAG
- a CDS encoding pyridoxal phosphate-dependent aminotransferase encodes MLESTLRDRVKTLLTPSARSDVPPFMVMDVMAAAARIEAAGGHVIHMEVGQPAASAPKVAIAAAHAALDAARIDYTSALGIPTLRTRIARHYHDTYGRAVDPERIVITTGSSGGFILAFLSMFEPGDRVAVTVPGYPPYRHILTALGCEPVLIETSSATRHALTGEALLAAHRKAPLKGVLVGSPANPTGTMMSREALTGLIHAAEGAGIRFISDEIYHGLDYAFPAVTAAELSPHALVINSFSKYFCMTGWRVGWMVVPEPLVRPIERLQQNLSISVPTLSQIAAEAAFEGREEMEAIKRGYQENRRILIEGLPKAGLTRFLPADGAFYLYADVSDFTSDSFEFAGRMLEKAHVAATPGVDFDPIHGRSFIRFSYARSADEMREAVTRIAQWLG; translated from the coding sequence ATGCTGGAATCGACACTTAGAGACCGCGTGAAAACCCTGTTGACTCCGTCGGCGCGGAGCGATGTTCCGCCCTTCATGGTGATGGACGTGATGGCGGCCGCGGCCCGCATCGAGGCGGCCGGCGGCCATGTCATTCACATGGAAGTGGGGCAGCCGGCGGCGTCAGCCCCCAAGGTCGCGATCGCGGCCGCGCATGCCGCGCTCGATGCGGCGCGGATCGATTACACCTCCGCGCTCGGCATTCCCACGCTGCGCACGCGGATCGCAAGACACTACCACGATACTTACGGCCGCGCGGTCGATCCCGAACGCATTGTGATCACGACCGGCTCGTCCGGCGGTTTCATTCTGGCGTTTCTGTCGATGTTCGAGCCGGGCGACCGGGTGGCGGTCACGGTGCCGGGCTATCCGCCATACCGGCATATCCTGACCGCGCTCGGCTGCGAGCCGGTGTTGATCGAAACCTCGAGCGCGACGCGTCATGCGTTGACGGGCGAGGCCTTGCTGGCCGCGCATCGCAAGGCGCCGCTGAAGGGCGTGCTGGTCGGCAGCCCCGCCAATCCGACTGGAACGATGATGTCGCGCGAGGCGCTCACCGGCCTGATTCATGCGGCGGAAGGCGCCGGCATCCGCTTCATTTCCGACGAGATCTATCATGGCCTCGACTATGCGTTTCCGGCGGTGACGGCGGCGGAGCTTTCGCCACATGCGCTCGTGATCAATTCGTTCTCGAAATATTTCTGCATGACCGGCTGGCGGGTCGGCTGGATGGTGGTGCCGGAGCCTCTGGTGCGGCCGATCGAACGGCTGCAGCAGAACCTGTCGATCTCGGTGCCGACGCTGTCGCAGATCGCGGCCGAAGCGGCCTTCGAAGGCCGCGAGGAGATGGAGGCGATCAAGCGCGGCTATCAGGAAAACCGCCGCATCCTGATCGAGGGACTGCCGAAGGCCGGCCTCACCAGGTTCCTGCCTGCCGATGGCGCGTTCTACCTCTACGCTGATGTATCGGATTTCACCTCCGACAGTTTCGAATTTGCCGGCCGCATGCTGGAGAAGGCGCATGTGGCGGCGACGCCGGGCGTCGACTTCGATCCGATCCACGGCCGCAGCTTCATTCGCTTCTCCTACGCGCGCTCGGCCGACGAGATGCGTGAAGCGGTGACGCGCATCGCGCAGTGGCTCGGTTAG
- a CDS encoding biotin transporter BioY, whose translation MSARTMPETAAPSHFPLAALLWPHRADGSWGLLRSVILVALGTALLTLSAKVNLPLPYVPMTLQTLVVLVIGAAYGWRLGSVTLMAYLAEGAIGFPVFAGPVGGLAPLIGPTAGYLFGFVAAAFVTGWLSERGWDRSVLRLFVAMALGHILILAAGFGWLAFGMKLGVEKAWLVGIAPFIAASLIKNALGAALVPAIRRIFDPRG comes from the coding sequence ATGTCCGCCAGAACCATGCCTGAAACCGCCGCGCCATCGCATTTCCCGCTTGCCGCCCTGCTGTGGCCGCATCGTGCTGATGGATCGTGGGGTCTGTTGCGCAGCGTGATCCTGGTCGCGCTGGGGACGGCGCTGCTGACCTTGTCGGCCAAGGTCAATCTGCCGTTGCCCTATGTGCCGATGACGTTGCAGACGCTGGTTGTGCTGGTGATCGGCGCGGCCTATGGCTGGCGGCTCGGCAGCGTTACGCTCATGGCCTATCTGGCCGAGGGGGCTATTGGATTTCCGGTATTCGCAGGCCCGGTCGGCGGCCTTGCGCCGTTGATCGGTCCGACGGCCGGATATCTCTTCGGCTTCGTGGCGGCGGCCTTCGTGACGGGATGGCTGAGCGAGCGCGGCTGGGACCGATCAGTGCTCCGGCTGTTCGTTGCGATGGCGCTGGGACACATTCTCATTCTCGCTGCCGGATTTGGTTGGCTTGCGTTCGGCATGAAGCTCGGCGTTGAAAAGGCGTGGCTGGTCGGTATTGCGCCATTCATCGCGGCGTCCCTGATCAAGAATGCGCTCGGCGCTGCCCTCGTGCCGGCGATCCGGAGGATTTTCGACCCACGCGGCTAA